Proteins co-encoded in one Aspergillus luchuensis IFO 4308 DNA, chromosome 6, nearly complete sequence genomic window:
- the NEO1 gene encoding aminophospholipid-translocating P4-type ATPase NEO1 (BUSCO:EOG09260AZM;~COG:P;~EggNog:ENOG410PG6X;~InterPro:IPR018303,IPR023298,IPR023299,IPR001757, IPR023214,IPR006539,IPR036412,IPR008250,IPR032630, IPR032631;~PFAM:PF13246,PF16209,PF00702,PF16212;~TransMembrane:10 (i210-230o236-253i506-525o531-551i1057-1077o1083-1105i1135-1153o1165-1184i1191-1212o1224-1246i);~go_component: GO:0016021 - integral component of membrane [Evidence IEA];~go_function: GO:0000166 - nucleotide binding [Evidence IEA];~go_function: GO:0000287 - magnesium ion binding [Evidence IEA];~go_function: GO:0005524 - ATP binding [Evidence IEA];~go_function: GO:0140326 - ATPase-coupled intramembrane lipid transporter activity [Evidence IEA];~go_process: GO:0015914 - phospholipid transport [Evidence IEA]) — protein sequence MPSSSDYLHPHGRASIAGDSGSDDDLDLEELDPSSTHLYGSPRRSRDESNRQRSRGPGIALRNLRVGMGNRVWRRNASGAHGPSEDTAGLLEEREDDGLRRSHASSRNFTDDDAPLLNERRRSSARSLADLERVSQRGSRFRIPGIKAASFLFGSSRTTRSDSEQTETKPPRDVLVGQMQRTKYPANVVSNAKYTPWSFLPRTLYNEFSFFFNIYFLLVALSQIIPVLRIGYMSSYIAPLAFVVSISLGKEALDDIGRRRRDAEANAEEFTILNFDGPNGVLEVVKKSRDLRVGDVLKVRKNQRLPADVVILKSISNDIVTARQSSLAERPAEVPSQEESLLSPTTPEPSSSTATNAANVSSASDTFIRTDQLDGETDWKLRLPSVLSQTLPLSDLPRLKVTASAPDRRVNEFVGTIDLGPPSGFYDPHVDKRENGGDYEASDTQATSAPLTIDNTAWANTVLASNTVTYATIIYTGSQTRAALSTSPSRSKVGLLEYEINNLTKILCALTLALSIVLVALEGFQPTNDKVWYVAIMIYLILFSTIIPMSLRVNLDMAKSVYGRFIERDKDIPGTVVRTSTIPEDLGRIEYLLSDKTGTLTQNEMELKKIHVGTVSYANDAMEEVASYIRQSFVGDSLTTPSTAFGAQAGLGTAPRTRREIGSRVRDIILALALCHNVTPTTDEEDGVRVTNYQASSPDEIAIVKYTEDVGLKLAYRDRQSIVLESTHTGKVVVRVRILEIFPFTSDSKRMGIIVQFETDEDILGSSKNDSEIWFYQKGADTVMSTIVAANDWLDEETANMAREGLRTLVVGRRRLSSQQYEEFTTKYKQASLALQGRDVGMAKVISEYLERDLELLGVTGVEDRLQRDVKPSLELLRNAGVKIWMLTGDKVETARCVAISAKLVARGQYIHTVAKVKDKSTAQETLDFLRNKTDCCLLIDGESLSLMLGQFRTAFISVAVLLPAVVACRCSPTQKAEVADLIRQHTKKRVCCIGDGGNDVSMIQAADVGIGIVGKEGRQASLAADFSITQFHHLTKLLVWHGRNSYKRSAKLAQFIMHRGLIISACQTMYSIASHFDPKGLFINWLMVGYATVYTNAPVFSLVFDRDVDEELANLYPELYKELKTGRSLSYRSFFTWVLVSVYQGAVIQGLSQILLDTITGPRLISVSFTSLVINELLMVAIAITTWHPIMIFCIIGTALVYAASVPFLGSYFDLHYVITVDWLWRVCAVCAVSLIPIWAGKLILRSWSPPSYRKVRG from the exons ATGCCTTCCTCGTCCGACTACCTCCACCCACATGGTCGTGCCAGTATCGCGGGCGACTCTGGTTCCGATGACGACCTCGATTTGGAGGAACTTGATCCGAGCAGCACCCACTTATATGGATCTCCTCGCCGTTCACGAGATGAGTCGAATCGCCAACGGAGTCGCGGTCCCGGCATAGCTTTGCGGAACTTACGAGTTGGCATGGGAAATCGAGTATGGCGACGAAACGCTTCCGGGGCACATGGACCATCGGAGGACACGGCcggccttctggaagagcGGGAGGACGATGGACTCCGCAGGTCGCACGCGAGCTCCCGTAACTTCACTGACGACGATGCTCCGCTCCTGAATGAACGCCGGCGTAGCTCCGCTCGCTCGTTGGCAGATTTGGAACGGGTGTCGCAAAGGGGGTCGCGGTTTAGGATTCCGGGGATTAAGGCGGCCAGCTTTCTCTTTGGCTCAAGCCGTACAACAAGATCCGATTCAGAACAGACCGAGACGAAACCGCCGCGCGATGTCCTCGTCGGCCAGATGCAACGAACCAAGTATCCCGCGAATGTTGTATCGAACGCCAAATACACTCCCTGGAGTTTCTTGCCCCGCACTCTGTATAACgaattctccttcttcttcaacatttacttccttctcgtcgccCTTTCACAGATCATTCCGGTCCTCCGAATAGGTTACATGTCATCTTATATTGCGCCTTTAGCCTTCGTTGTTAGTATTTCGCTTGGAAAGGAGGCGCTGGATGACATTGGCCGCCGTCGCAGAGATGCCGAAGCAAATGCTGAGGAATTTACTATACTAAATTTCGATGGGCCTAACGGGGTGCTGGAGGTCGTCAAGAAGTCACGGGATCTGAGAGTTGGTGACGTCCTGAAGGTCCGCAAAAACCAGCGGTTGCCTGCGGATGTTGTGATTCTGAAGAGCATTTCAAACGACATTGTGACTGCTCGTCAAAGCTCCTTGGCGGAAAGACCGGCGGAGGTCCCTTCGCAGGAAGAAAGCTTATTATCACCTACCACCCCCGAACCTAGCTCCAGCACGGCGACAAACGCAGCTAATGTCTCGTCGGCCAGTGACACATTCATACGAACTGATCAACTAGACGGTGAAACTGACTGGAAGCTACGATTGCCTTCTGTTTTGTCGCAAACCCTGCCTCTTAGCGACCTTCCAAGGTTGAAGGTCACTGCAAGTGCACCTGATAGACGAGTCAATGAATTTGTCGGTACTATCGATCTGGGTCCGCCGTCCGGGTTTTACGATCCTCATGTCGACAAGAGAGAAAATGGCGGAGACTATGAGGCCTCTGACACCCAGGCCACCTCTGCTCCGTTAACAATCGACAACACCGCATGGGCCAACACAGTTCTTGCCTCCAACACCGTCACCTACGCTACCATCATCTATACAGGGTCTCAGACGCGGGCTGCCCTTTCGACCTCACCGTCTCGCTCGAAAGTTGGCTTGCTGGAGTACGAGATCAACAACCTAACCAAGATCCTTTGCGCACTGACTCTGGCCTTGTCCATTGTTCTGGTTGCTCTGGAAGGTTTCCAGCCGACAAATGACAAGGTCTGGTATGTTGCAATCATGATCTACTTGATTCTCTTCTCGACGATAATCCCCATGAGCTTGCGGGTCAACTTGGACATGGCGAAATCGGTATACGGGCGCTTCATCGAACGAGATAAGGATATACCAGGTACGGTTGTCAGGACCAGTACTATTCCTGAAGACCTGGGTAGAATTGAATATCTCCTTTCCGATAAGACAGGGACTCTGACCCAAAACG AGATGGAACTGAAGAAAATCCATGTTGGGACGGTCTCGTATGCCAATGACGCTATGGAAGAAGTGGCATCCTATATTCGACAAAGCTTCGTCGGTGACTCGCTGACGACTCCTTCAACCGCATTCGGAGCTCAAGCTGGACTTGGTACGGCTCCGCGCACGAGAAGGGAGATTGGTTCCCGTGTCAGAGACATCATTTTGGCCCTTGCTCTTTGTCACAATGTCACCCCTACtacggatgaagaagacggtgTCAGGGTCACCAATTACCAGGCTTCCTCCCCCGATGAAATTGCGATTGTGAAATACACTGAAGACGTTGGGCTCAAGTTGGCTTATCGCGACAGACAGTCTATCGTCCTTGAGTCTACGCACACAGGCAAGGTCGTTGTTCGGGTCCGTATTCTTGAGATTTTCCCCTTCACTTCAGACAGTAAGCGGATGGGGATTATCGTGCAGTTTGAGACGGATGAGGACATACTGGGCTCGTCCAAGAACGACAGTGAGATATGGTTTTATCAAAAGGGTGCTGATACCGTCATGTCAACGATCGTTGCGGCGAACGATTGGCTCGATGAGGAGACCGCTAACATGGCTCGCGAGGGCTTGCGAACTCTGGTCGTAGGCCGACGGCGGCTATCATCGCAGCAATACGAAGAGTTCACCACCAAATACAAGCAAGCCTCTCTCGCTCTGCAAGGACGCGATGTCGGCATGGCTAAGGTGATCAGCGAATACCTGGAACGAGACCTGGAACTTCTCGGCGTGACGGGTGTAGAAGACCGTCTCCAGCGGGATGTCAAACCCTCTTTGGAGCTGCTTCGCAACGCCGGTGTCAAAATCTGGATGTTGACGGGTGACAAGGTCGAGACGGCACGCTGTGTAGCCATTTCCGCAAAGCTGGTCGCCCGTGGACAGTACATTCACACGGTTGCTAAAGTCAAAGACAAGTCTACCGCTCAGGAAACCTTGGATTTCCTTCGCAACAAGACGGACTGCTGTCTCCTCATTGACGGCGAGTCCCTGTCCCTCATGCTAGGCCAGTTCCGGACAGCCTTCATATCCGTCGCCGTCCTGCTCCCGGCTGTCGTTGCCTGTCGGTGCTCGCCAACCCAAAAGGCCGAAGTAGCGGACCTCATCCGCCAGCACACCAAAAAGCGCGTTTGCTGTATCGGCGACGGTGGAAACGACGTCTCGATGATCCAAGCCGCTGATGTCGGAATCGGCATTGTCGGCAAGGAGGGTCGTCAAGCTTCCCTGGCAGCCGACTTCAGTATCACCCAATTCCACCATCTCACCAAACTCCTCGTCTGGCACGGCCGCAACTCCTACAAACGCTCCGCCAAACTCGCCCAGTTCATCATGCACCGTGGTCTCATCATCAGCGCCTGCCAGACCATGTATAGCATCGCCAGTCACTTCGACCCCAAGGGTCTTTTCATCAACTGGCTGATGGTCGGCTACGCCACCGTCTACACCAACGCCCCCGTCTTCTCGCTCGTCTTCGACCGTGACGTCGACGAAGAGCTCGCCAATCTCTACCCCGAACTCTACAAAGAGCTCAAAACCGGCCGCAGCCTCAGCTAccgctccttcttcacctgggTCCTGGTCTCCGTCTACCAAGGCGCCGTCATCCAGGGCCTttcccaaatcctcctcgaCACCATCACCGGCCCCCGTCTCATCAGcgtctccttcacctccctcgTCATCAACGAGCTTCTCATGgtcgccatcgccatcaccacctgGCACCCAATCatgatcttctgcatcatcggcaCGGCTCTCGTCTACGCTGCTAGCGTTCCCTTCCTCGGCAGCTACTTCGACCTGCACTACGTCATCACAGTAGACTGGCTCTGGCGCGTCTGTGCCGTTTGCGCCGTCTCCCTCATTCCAATCTGGGCGGGTAAACTGATCCTGCGGTCGTGGAGTCCGCCCAGTTATCGGAAAGTGCGGGGTTAG
- a CDS encoding ribosome biosynthesis protein MAK16 (BUSCO:EOG09264L3W;~COG:A;~EggNog:ENOG410PH0P;~InterPro:IPR006958,IPR029004;~PFAM:PF04874,PF01778) yields MSSDEIVWQVINQQFCAYKLKTTKNQNFCRNEYNVSGLCNRQSCPLANSRYATIRSDPETGAMYLYMKTVERAHMPSKWWERIRLSSNYAKALEQLDERLIYWPKFLVHKCKQRLTRLTQVAIRMKKLAKEDERLGEKVVTKLAPKIRRREEARERKAESAAKIERAIERELIERLRSGAYGDRPLNVEEGIWKKVLRGLERSGEGERDEDLDDGEEIEFEDEEEEEEGVGQVEYVSDIDEDEEDLEDIEDWIGEGSGDSSDDYDDESDEEEDSDEDDEDDSHHSDEEAKKPAPGFKRKRPAPQIKPRKKGPRVEIEYETEGAGKESIMA; encoded by the exons ATGTCGTCCGACGAAATTGTCTGGCAGGTTATCAACCAGCAATTCTGCGCCTACAAGCTCAA AACTACGAAGAACCAAAACTTCTGCCGAAATGAATACAACGTCAGCGGACTTTGCAACCGGCAATCGTGCCCGCTTGCCAACTCGCGGTACGCCACGATCCGGTCGGACCCCGAAACAGGCGCGATGTACCTGTACATGAAGACGGTGGAACGGGCGCACATGCCCAGCAAATGGTGGGAGCGGATACGATTGTCGTCGAACTATGCCAAGGCGCTGGAGCAGTTGGACGAGCGGCTGATCTACTGGCCGAAGTTCCTGGTGCATAAGTGCAAGCAGCGTCTGACGCGGTTGACGCAGGTTGCGATtcggatgaagaagttggcTAAGGAAGACGAGAGGcttggggagaaggtggtgaCGAAGTTGGCGCCGAAGATTCGGCGGAGAGAGGAGGCGAGGGAACGCAAGGCGGAGAGTGCGGCGAAGATTGAGAGGGCGATTGAGAGGGAGCTGATTGAGCGGTTGAGGAGTGGTGCTTATGGAGATCGGCCGCTCAATGTTGAGGAGGGAATTTGGAAGAAGGTGTTGCgtgggttggagaggagtggagagggtgagagggatgaggatctcgatgatggggaagagattgaatttgaggatgaggaggaagaggaggagggagttggcCAGGTTGAGTATGTTAGTGatattgatgaggatgaggaggatttggaggatATTGAGGATTGGATTGGTGAGGGGTCTGGAGACTCCAGTGacgattatgatgatgagagcgatgaggaagaggacagtgatgaggatgatgaggatgacagCCATCACTCTGATGAGGAGGCTAAGAAGCCTGCGCCTGGATTCAAGCGGAAGCGTCCTGCTCCTCAGATCaagccgaggaagaagggtcCCCGTGTTGAGATCGAGTACGAGACCGAGGGTGCTGGTAAGGAGAGCATCATGGCTTGA
- a CDS encoding putative MFS sugar transporter (COG:G;~EggNog:ENOG410PGQD;~InterPro:IPR005829,IPR005828,IPR003663,IPR036259, IPR020846;~PFAM:PF00083,PF07690;~TransMembrane:11 (o67-85i137-157o163-185i197-219o225-246i317-338o353-374i381-403o415-437i449-467o479-499i);~go_component: GO:0016020 - membrane [Evidence IEA];~go_component: GO:0016021 - integral component of membrane [Evidence IEA];~go_function: GO:0022857 - transmembrane transporter activity [Evidence IEA];~go_process: GO:0055085 - transmembrane transport [Evidence IEA]), giving the protein MGVVHDLDTSHDDHKEGTALEMDDVLKDPKAIEEFNEAAMDAELLQLEEQLQGQKPSWFVGFSNPSVYTYVLVAFASMGGLLSGLDQSLINGANIYLPDALHLNDNQSSLVDAGMPLGAVAGALILSPANEYLGRRMAIIVSCILYTVGAALEAGAISFGMIFAGRFVLGMGVGLEGGTVPVYVAESVPRKMRGNLVSLYQLNIALGEVLGYAVAAIFLDVKGNWRYILGSSLVFSTILLVGMIFLPESPRYLMHKGRPVEAYGVWKRIRGFNDYDAKDEFLGMRQAVEAEREEQAATKKYAWMDFITVPRARRAMIYANIMVFLGQFTGVNAIMYYMSTLMGAIGFDERQSVFMSLVGGGSLLIGTIPAVLYMERFGRRYWANAMLPGFFIGLVLVGIGYQINYQTHPKAAQGIYLTGIILYQAFFGSYACLTWVVPAEVFPTYLRSYGMTTADANLFLCSFIVTYNFTRMMNSMTRIGLTLGFYGGIAFLGWIYQIIFMPETKNKSLEEIDELFSRPTSAIVKENLKSTGEVIDDLFHLRFKKVFSPPPKED; this is encoded by the exons ATGGGTGTCGTACACGACCTGGACACCTCCCATGATGACCACAAGGAGGGAACCGCCTTGGAGATGGACGATGTCCTCAAGGACCCCAAGGCCATCGAAGAATTCAACGAAGCTGCCATGGATGCAGAGTTGCTGCAGCTCGAGGAGCAGCTGCAAGGCCAGAAGCCCTCTTGGTTCGTGGGCTTCTCCAACCCATCTGTGTATACCTATGTCCTAGTGGCCTTTGCCTCCATGGGTGGTCTACTCTCCGGTCTGGACCAATCCCTGATCAATGGTGCCAACATCTACCTGCCCGATGCATTGCACCTTAACGACAACCAAAGTAGTCTTGTGGATGCTGGTATGCCTCTGGGTGCCGTGGCCGGtgccctcatcctctctcccGCCAACGAGTACCTGGGTCGTCGCATggccatcatcgtctcctGCATCTTGTATACCGTCGGTGCCGCCTTGGAGGCCGGTGCCATCAGCTTCGGAATGATCTTTGCTGGACGTTTCGTGCTCGGTATGGGTGTGGGTCTGGAAGGTGGTACAGTCCCTGTGTATGTCGCCGAGTCTG TACCCCGCAAGATGCGTGGTAACCTGGTCTCACTGTACCAATTGAACATTGCTCTCGGAGAAGTCCTGGGCTATGCCGTGgccgccatcttcctcgacgTCAAGGGTAACTGGCGTTACATCCTGGGATCATCCCTGGTGTTCTCGACCATTCTGCTGGTGGGTATGATCTTCCTGCCCGAGAGTCCCCGTTACCTCATGCACAAGGGCCGGCCCGTGGAAGCCTATGGCGTGTGGAAGCGGATCCGCGGATTTAACGACTACGACGCCAAGGACGAGTTCCTGGGCATGCGCCAGGCCGTGGAGGCCGAGCGCGAAGAACAAGCCGCTACCAAGAAGTACGCCTGGATGGACTTCATCACAGTGCCACGCGCCCGTCGCGCCATGATCTACGCCAACATCATGGTCTTCCTCGGCCAATTCACGGGGGTCAACGCCATCATGTACTACATGAGCACACTAATGGGCGCCATCGGCTTCGACGAGCGCCAGAGTGTCTTCATGTCTCTGGTCGGTGGTGGCTCCCTCCTGATCGGCACCATCCCAGCGGTGCTGTACATGGAGCGCTTCGGCCGCCGCTACTGGGCTAACGCGATGCTCCCCGGTTTCTTCATCGGCTTAGTGCTGGTCGGCATCGGCTACCAGATCAACTACCAGACCCACCCCAAAGCCGCCCAGGGCATCTACCTCACCGGTATCATCCTCTACCAGGCCTTCTTCGGCTCCTACGCCTGTCTCACCTGGGTCGTGCCCGCCGAGGTCTTCCCCACTTATCTGCGTAGTTACGGCATGACCACCGCCGACgccaacctcttcctctgctccttcatcgtcacctACAACTTCACCCGCATGATGAACTCCATGACCCGCATCGGTCTGACCTTGGGCTTCTACGGTGGTATTGCTTTCCTCGGCTGGATCTATCAGATCATTTTCATGCCCGAGACGAAGAACAAGTCTCTCGAGGAAATCGATGAGCTTTTCTCCCGTCCCACTTCTGCTATTGTCAAGGAGAATCTGAAGAGTACCGGTGAGGTCATTGATGATTTGTTCCACTTGCGCTTTAAGAAGGTGTTTTCGCCCCCGCCGAAGGAGGactaa
- a CDS encoding uncharacterized protein (COG:S;~EggNog:ENOG410PR0P;~InterPro:IPR028095;~PFAM:PF14475): MFSSLTSSSAISNLGTRLTSLRRAITLGDEADDPDNEDCSHISNVLRAYYTEKGRPFPNWLPPDPKAPTPAPARVIATTQVQAGGAAGGGGGPAASAYGRSGGGGLGDLWGDSGSTTAPASQTASLRRGRLTPGSGGNMGAPLAATASAPSGMIASPHSPSPGAGVPTGSARPLPSQRAGSYQTISGPVTGGGGAGAGLERAASAQERLRARLHGGRSPSPGQNPGSSSGSRPGSPYVGGGADPSARKPVGMPGRR; encoded by the coding sequence ATGTTCTCATCCctgacctcatcctccgccatctcGAACCTAGGCACGCGGCTCACCTCCCTCCGACGAGCCATCACCCTAGGCGATGAAGCCGACGACCCAGACAACGAAGACTGCTCGCACATTTCCAACGTGCTGCGCGCCTACTATACGGAGAAAGGACGGCCCTTCCCGAACTGGCTGCCCCCCGATCCGAAAGCGCCAACACCAGCGCCGGCACGGGTCATCGCGACGACGCAAGTGCAGGCCGGAGGAGcagccggcggcggcggtggtccAGCAGCATCGGCGTATGGACGCAGCGGAGGCGGCGGATTGGGAGACTTGTGGGGAGATTCGGGTTCAACGACGGCGCCGGCCTCGCAGACGGCCAGTCTGCGTCGAGGTCGGTTGACACCCGGCAGTGGTGGAAACATGGGGGCGCCTCTAGCCGCCACGGCCAGCGCACCATCGGGGATGATTGCATCACCGCATAGTCCGTCACCTGGTGCAGGTGTGCCGACCGGGTCAGCGAGACCGCTGCCTAGCCAGCGAGCCGGGTCGTATCAGACGATCTCGGGTCCAGTCacaggtggaggaggtgcaggtgcagggCTAGAGCGAGCGGCGTCGGCTCAAGAGAGACTGCGAGCTAGATTACACGGGGGCCGGTCTCCCAGTCCCGGGCAGAATCCGGGCAGTTCGAGTGGTAGTCGGCCGGGTTCGCCATATGTTGGAGGGGGAGCGGATCCTAGTGCACGAAAACCGGTAGGCATGCCGGGAAGACGATAA